The nucleotide window atgacgGTAAAGGCTCACGAGTGGCAGGAGTATTGTCAGTCGACTTGTTCTGGTTGCTGTCAGTGGTGTCATTTGAATTTCCGCACGGGGGAGTACTCTGATCGTTATCAGGTTGTTGGGCCAGAATTTTAATAGGCACATAACCATACTAGAGAATTCTATTAGctatctccttctcctcaaccaCTCCCTTCCAGCCGATGCACTTACATCGACCAAGATAAAGGCCCCATAGTTATTCGACAATGTGTCCATCATCAAATTATGGAAATCTGGGGCTGTCATATCGCCAAATGACACCTTCTTCACAAGATCTGGTGGTGAAACAGGTCCATCAATTGGACCAATAGTTAGGATTGAGCGGTAGCTTCTGGTGAGATAGAGTGTACAACGTCGAGTATACGCTTCGTGTCCAAGCCCATGCTGTTCAGACCACCAGTTTAAATTTCCCAGCACTGTTTCTCGGGCTGGAGGATAGTTGTAGCAAGCATCGTTGGACGCCAGAACAGTTCCTGCACGGTGGTATATGACCTTGATCCTGATGGGTGGAGAAAAGACAGGCCGATACACCTGAACTAGCTGAACAGGTGTTACTGCGAATTGTGGTAGAACAACCGGCGTCGTAGGTACGTTCATGGGAACTGCTGGGAGAATGTAGTTCCCAAAGATTGGGGGTTGAAAGAGGAAAGCCATCGTCGTATAGTTTTGGGGTAATGAGGGAGTTGACAGAGAAGCCACGATGGTTTCTGGTGGGACTTCCGACTTTAAATACATGGAATGGTACGGCTATCTATGAGCTGTGTAGTCACGGTGGCCAAGTTGGGTTCGTGATTAtatgtttggtgttgatggctaCCTGACTAGGTAGGTGTCGCTTGGTGTCACTCACTACTCTGTTCAGCCTCTGTGAATACATCTCATTCAGCTGAGCCCAGCTCGTGATTAGATGCATTAACAAGGCCTACAACTGTCGTATTGTTTATTTTTCAATAGCCTCTAGGTATGGGTAGATATTCTATTTCATATCATCGTAAAGAGCACTTAGGTGAGTCGACGAGATGATTGCGTTTGACAAGTGGACGAA belongs to Fusarium musae strain F31 chromosome 9, whole genome shotgun sequence and includes:
- a CDS encoding hypothetical protein (EggNog:ENOG41); amino-acid sequence: MAFLFQPPIFGNYILPAVPMNVPTTPVVLPQFAVTPVQLVQVYRPVFSPPIRIKVIYHRAGTVLASNDACYNYPPARETVLGNLNWWSEQHGLGHEAYTRRCTLYLTRSYRSILTIGPIDGPVSPPDLVKKVSFGDMTAPDFHNLMMDTLSNNYGAFILVDYGYVPIKILAQQPDNDQSTPPCGNSNDTTDSNQNKSTDNTPATREPLPSSTSSTDAINTNASEPSNTGDNTTVPEQAASRSHTTPAATDSEPAPKMPKVVSVEPDDTEA